One window from the genome of Pempheris klunzingeri isolate RE-2024b chromosome 7, fPemKlu1.hap1, whole genome shotgun sequence encodes:
- the osmr gene encoding leukemia inhibitory factor receptor: MESDEYTWTWTSDLPLECVDHSVRIRHVYNQSVLSPWSNWITNYRVQPKDKTKAFPVQRVLREGNRAMFCCVPSTGVNITSITLNDYKYPPISIGARAKAISVDSVSIPTAAIKVLSLRCRDSAGKESYAWNYVSFPPQKPRNLSCLMSDMTTVTCTWDSSRKRTPHDRNKQTHTLHIENLQRDPINCEQSSCTFPVVPHLEEYNISVVVKDQLGEETESYSFNISDRVFPVVEWDRVSRGVTDATLSWIVQGNLTQLNLLCQVTTDPDSTTELSCNSVSGLCKVKLEHLLPNTCYSTRVRCSVNGRLWGALSQPISFITYPLVTLDIWRRIKQPPDPSHRQVTLLWTTHIPGSAATVNIQSYTVQCSHEGQNWTERKDSGQTQAEVSIGPGQYDFTVQAVLRTGSTIPAHITIPQRDDGENLPVEKRLNSSTTAGFNLSWEEQDTATCGYTVEWCLLGNVEHCTLQWMKAPKGNNTLFLPARNFKAGCRYIFNIYGCTESGHSILQIQTGYLQELYSVQSPSLVKLVQSTSSSVTLEWHYNEDDLAHSAFITGYLVTVQEVGSDSVPGHTAMADPRRKSVTIEGLQQSQEYTVSVSALTRGGPGQPASITIRTRTNYSAHLAKILTPILLLLGCTILLWPQRKVLKSGLMGIFVYPAGMSIKAPELDSFLQETVERLQSQKVEECVSCDIEILNTRPPLNETAPLRDPQHPNALPPPTSMSLSCVPLQADYCAQAVTAGWNRPDLLQKSCITNKTYFYPMEENVLEAQAIFSEINEPSESL, from the exons ATGGAGTCAGATGAATACACATGGACATGGACCTCTGATCTGCCTCTGGAGTGTGTCGATCACTCAGTCAGGATTCGACATGTCTATAATCAGTCTGTCCTAAGTCCCTGGAGCAACTGGATAACCAACTATA GAGTCCAGCCAAAGGATAAGACCAAGGCGTTCCCCGTCCAGCGGGTGCTGAGAGAGGGCAACAGGGCCATGTTCTGCTGTGTTCCCTCAACTGGAGTCAATATTACCAGCATTACTCTCAATGACTACAAATACCCTCCTATCAGCATTGGAGCCAGAGCCAAGGCGATCTCTGTAGACAGCGTGAGCATTCCAACAGCAGCCATTAAAGTCCTTTCACTGCGTTGCAGGGATTCAGCAGGAAAGGAGAGTTATGCATGGAACTACGTCAGTT ttCCTCCCCAGAAGCCAAGAAACCTCAGCTGTCTGATGTCAGACATGACAACTGTCACTTGCACCTGGGATTCGAGCAGAAAACGAACCCCACACGATCgcaacaagcaaacacacactctccacaTAGA GAACTTGCAGCGGGATCCCATCAACTGCGAGCAGTCGTCTTGTACTTTCCCAGTCGTCCCACATTTAGAGGAATACAACATCAGTGTAGTGGTGAAGGACCAGCTGGGAGAGGAGACTGAGAGTTACAGCTTCAACATCtctgacagag tgtttcctgttgtgGAGTGGGACAGAGTGAGCCGTGGGGTGACGGATGCCACTCTGTCCTGGATCGTACAGGGAAATTTGACTCAGCTGAACCTCCTCTGTCAGGTCACTACAGACCCAGACAGCACCACTGAG CTGAGCTGCAATAGTGTGAGTGGTCTCTGCAAGGTCAAATTGGAACATCTGCTTCCCAACACCTGCTACTCCACCAGGGTACGCTGCTCTGTCAACGGCAGGCTCTGGGGAGCATTGAGTCAGCCCATATCCTTCATAACCT ATCCCTTGGTGACCTTAGATATATGGAGGAGAATAAAGCAGCCGCCCGACCCAAGTCATCGTCAAGTTACCCTCTTGTGGACTACA cataTTCCTGGCTCAGCGGCTACGGTTAACATCCAAAGCTACACAGTTCAGTGCTCGCATGAGGGCCAAAACTGGACCGAGCGGAAGGACAGTGGACAAACACAGGCAGAGGTCTCCATCGGTCCAGGACAGTATGACTTCACTGTCCAGGCTGTTCTCCGTACGGGCTCCACCATCCCTGCTCACATCACCATCCCTCAGAGGGACGATGGAG AAAACCTCCCAGTAGAGAAGCGGCTGAACAGCAGCACAACTGCTGGCTTCAATCTGTCCTGGGAAGAACAGGACACCGCCACCTGTGGCTATACTGTGGAGTGGTGTCTTCTGGGAAACGTAGAGCATTGTACTCTGCAATGGATGAAGGCACCAAAGGGAAACAACACATTGTTTCTACCTGCTA GAAATTTCAAAGCAGGTTGTAGGTATATATTTAATATCTATGGATGCACAGAAAGTGGCCACAGCATACTGCAGATACAGACCGGATACCTACAAGAGCTCT ACTCTGTGCAGTCCCCGAGTCTGGTAAAACTTGTTCAGAGtacttcctcctctgtgacacTGGAATGGCATTACAATGAGGATGATCTGGCTCATTCAGCATTCATCACTGGTTACCTGGTTACGGTGCAGGAAGTGGGATCTGATTCGGTGCCAGGCCATACTGCAA TGGCAGACCCTCGGAGGAAGTCTGTGACCATAGAGGGTCTGCAGCAGAGCCAAGAGTATACTGTCTCAGTGAGCGCTCTCACCAGGGGGGGCCCTGGACAGCCTGCCAGTATCACCATCAGGACTAGAACCAACT ACTCTGCTCACTTGGCCAAGATACTGACTCCCATCTTGTTACTGCTGGGCTGTACCATACTCCTGTGGCCGCAAAGAAAAGT aCTGAAGAGTGGGCTTATGGGGATATTTGTTTATCCTGCTGGTATGAGCATCAAAGCTCCTGAGTTAGACAGCTTCCTGCAAGAG ACTGTTGAGAGGCTGCAGTCCCAGAAGGTGGAGGAGTGCGTCAGCTGTGACATTGAGATCCTGAACACCAGACCTCCTCTGAATGAAACAGCCCCACTGAGAGATCCTCAACACCCGAACGCACTGCCCCCTCCAACATCCATgtcactgtcctgtgtgccgCTCCAAGCAGACTACTGTGCACAGGCAGTCACAGCAGGCTGGAACAGACCAGACCTGTTGCAAAAAAGCTGCATCACCAACAAAACTTATTTTTATCCCATGGAGGAGAACGTGCTCGAGGCACAGGCCATTTTTAGTGAAATCAATGAACCCTCAGAGAGTCTGTAG
- the LOC139204236 gene encoding uncharacterized protein, whose protein sequence is MWREVKNRSRRSTRNGNNSKMIDPDLLTRQLLHTVEQGNGSTAAATRPSRTEDSLTRTSGIIPGAIAATVFIAFLLALYAVLWKCMVSPPPPQRKHSKVRVRVQQGTSV, encoded by the exons ATGTGGAGGGAGGTGAAAAACAGGAGCAGAAGAAGCACCAGAAACGGAAACAACTCGAAG aTGATTGACCCAGATCTTCTTACAAGGCAGCTTTTACACACAGTTGAGCAGGGAAACG GTTCAACTGCAGCTGCCACTCGTCCCTCTCGCACAGAGGACTCATTAACCAGGACCAGTGGAATCATCCCCG gTGCAATTGCAGCCACAGTGTTCATTGCCTTTTTACTTGCTCTCTACGCTGTCCTCTGGAAGTGCATGgtgtcaccaccaccaccacaacg AAAGCACAGCAAGGTGAGGGTAAGAGTGCAACAGGGGACCTCTGTGTGA
- the ykt6 gene encoding synaptobrevin homolog YKT6, which yields MKLYSISILHKGATKANLLKAAFDLSSFSFFQRSSVQEFMTFTSALIVERSSQGSRASVKEQEYLCHVYVRNDNLSAVVIADNEYPQRVCFTLLEKVLEEFSRQVDSIDWPSGNPDTINYKALDIHLSKYQNPREADAMTKVQAELDETKIILHNTMESLLERGEKLDDLVAKSEHLGNQSKAFYKTARKQNSCCEIM from the exons ATGAAGCTCTACAGCATCAGCATCCTCCACAAAGGAGCGACCAAAGCCAACCTCCTCAAAGCGGCCTTTGacctctcctccttcagcttcttTCAGCGCTCCAG TGTTCAAGAGTTCATGACCTTCACCAGTGCCTTGATTGTTGAACGGTCATCACAAGGAAGTCGTGCCTCTGTCAAAGAACAAg aGTACCTGTGCCATGTATACGTAAGAAATGACAACCTGAGTGCCGTGGTCATCGCAGATAATGAATACCCACAGAGAGTCTGCTTCACATTGCTAGAAAAG GTATTAGAGGAGTTCTCCAGGCAAGTTGACAGTATAGACTGGCCCTCTGGTAATCCTGACACCATAAATTATAAAGCCCTGGATATTCACCTTTCTAAATACCAG AATCCCAGGGAAGCAGATGCAATGACCAAAGTGCAAGCAGAGCTGGATGAGACAAAGATCATTTTG caCAACACCATGGAAAGTCtgttggagagaggagagaaactaGATGATCTTGTGGCGAAGTCAGAGCACCTGGGAAACCAATCCAAAGCTTTCTACAAGACT GCGCGCAAACAGAACTCATGCTGTGAAATCATGTGA